The window CGGTTAGTCAACGATCCTTTATTCCGTCTAGATTGCGGGTTTCTTGTCTCAGATTCTGTACCTTCAGAGGCATCTTATTCACGTATGATCGGTGTAATTAGTCAGTCTGATGTGCTTGATAACATGCAGGATGAACTGATTCAAATGGTCTTTTTAGAAGGCTTTCTTTGCGATGAACACCTTGCCTTTGATGCCACGCATTTCGAAGCACGTGACGCTTCAAAACCTTCTGAGAAAAAAGAGGCTAAGCCGCCGAAGAAACGTGGACGTAAAGCAAAAGAAGAACAGGCAGCTTGGCTCGCTGAACAAGCAGAAATCGAAGCGAATTTAACAACCTACGAAAAGAAATTGGAAGCCCAGTTGTCGATTTCAGCTGAAACACTTTGGCAGGACATACCGATTGAGCCGAAGTGGGGCATCAAGAAAAATAGTGACGGGAAAAATATGTTCTGGTACGGCTTTAAGGGACATCTGGCTGTTTCATCGAAAAGCCAGTATATTGTAGGGCGCCTTATGTCGTCGGGTAATTTATCTGACAGTAAAGCGGCCATTCCACTGCTAAAAAAGGTAGCTACCCTTTTGCCAAAACATTTTACGACAGCGCTATTCGATGCGGGTTATGATTATGAATCGATCTATAAACAAGCACTAGCGCAAACGATGCGTGTCGTGATTCCATACAATGTTCGAAATGAAGGCGAATATATAGGATTCGATGAACACTTTCGCCCAACTTGTGTACGTGAGCATAGCTACTGTTACGACAGCTTCGATGAAAAATACCATACATTAAAATTTACCCGCCCGAAAGAATGCATAACATGTCCATTGAGAGAGGATTCACTCTGTCAAAAGGTGTTCAAAATCAAATGTGAAGCGGATATTCGAAAATACACGTATCCAGCACGTGGCTCAGAATTATGGAAGAAACTTTATAAAGAACGTACCGCAGTAGAACGCGTCAACGCCTATTTAAAAGAATACTTTCAATTGAACAACGTCCGTCACCGAACAGGTAAAAAAGCAAA of the Sporosarcina sp. FSL K6-1508 genome contains:
- a CDS encoding transposase — translated: MTIIKQISLFDIQQLFEMESSYRFEAIFSTFDVQPIFHLFSKKTLRGAPRECNYGAMIQSLIIRIVERIPTVKDLIKRLVNDPLFRLDCGFLVSDSVPSEASYSRMIGVISQSDVLDNMQDELIQMVFLEGFLCDEHLAFDATHFEARDASKPSEKKEAKPPKKRGRKAKEEQAAWLAEQAEIEANLTTYEKKLEAQLSISAETLWQDIPIEPKWGIKKNSDGKNMFWYGFKGHLAVSSKSQYIVGRLMSSGNLSDSKAAIPLLKKVATLLPKHFTTALFDAGYDYESIYKQALAQTMRVVIPYNVRNEGEYIGFDEHFRPTCVREHSYCYDSFDEKYHTLKFTRPKECITCPLREDSLCQKVFKIKCEADIRKYTYPARGSELWKKLYKERTAVERVNAYLKEYFQLNNVRHRTGKKAKLHFNLVTFIYNACKLAVDRMDALLQTKSKAA